The genomic window CGGCAGTGTCGGCCCCTTGCTGCTGGCGCAGTTCTGTACCGACCAGCGCGGGGTTTGGCTGCAGGTGGCCAACGGCGGCCGCGGCATCCATGTCAACGGTCGCCCGGTGCGGCGCATGGCGTTGTTGCGGGCCGGCGATTCGGTCTATGCCGACGGTGCGGAAATGCTGCTGCGGGGCGACTGCGAGCAGGTGACGCAACCGCCGGAAGCACCTGCCGAGGGCAGTGACGATCTGCGGGTGCTGCTGCGCGGGGTAGGTGGCCGTCACCACGGCCGCAGTTTCACCTTGGACAAGCCGCGCAGCATCGGCAGCGATCCTGCCAGCGATATTCTCATCGACGACCCGGCCTTCGCCCCGCGTCATGCCCGCTTCGAGCGGCATGGCGACAAGGTATTGCTGCGCGACCTGGGCTCGGCCGAGGGTAGTCAGGTCAATGGCGTGATTACCCGCCACTGCTGGCTGCAGGCCGGTGACCAGGTGGTGTTTGAAGGCAACCACCGGTTCGTGCTGGAGGTGCCGCTGGGTCCGGTGTCCGCGCCAACGGCCTTCCTGCCGAAAGACGACGACGTGCCGGAACGGGTCAAGCCGTCAACGGCGGTGCCTGTCAAACCCGCGCGGCAGCGACGTTGGCCTTGGCTGCTGCTCAGCGCCTTGCTGCTGGGTGCGGCGATCAGCGCGCTGCTGCTGTTCGGGGCGCGCTGAGCACCTGTTGCGACGGCCTAGGTCATGCCGTTCAGGCACGGCTGAAACCGCCATCCACAATGGGTGCAGATGCAACTTTTCCCGGGTGGCCCAAGGCTGTTGCGCTGCGGCATACTAGGGGTTCTGCTCAACAGGTGTGACATGACTCGCGCATTCAATTTCAGTGCCGGCCCTGCGGCATTGCCGGAATCGGTCCTGCGTCAGGCGCAGGCGGAGATGTTGGAATGGAATGGCGTAGGCGCGTCCATTGTCGAGATCAGTCATCGCAGTGCCGATTTCATGGCCGTGGCGGCCCAGGCCGAAGCCGATCTGCGGACGTTGATCGGTATTCCGGATGACTATGCGGTGCTGTTCCTTGGTGGCGGTGCCACCACCCAGCAGGCGCTGCTGCCGTTGAATTTCGCCAGCCCCGGGCAACGCGCTGACTATGTGGTCAGTGGCCACT from Stenotrophomonas nitritireducens includes these protein-coding regions:
- a CDS encoding FHA domain-containing protein, whose protein sequence is MRTLQVHFSNRQQPDQSLMPGVQRIVRHASGQVRLGDGSVGPLLLAQFCTDQRGVWLQVANGGRGIHVNGRPVRRMALLRAGDSVYADGAEMLLRGDCEQVTQPPEAPAEGSDDLRVLLRGVGGRHHGRSFTLDKPRSIGSDPASDILIDDPAFAPRHARFERHGDKVLLRDLGSAEGSQVNGVITRHCWLQAGDQVVFEGNHRFVLEVPLGPVSAPTAFLPKDDDVPERVKPSTAVPVKPARQRRWPWLLLSALLLGAAISALLLFGAR